One Vibrio neonatus genomic window carries:
- a CDS encoding glutamate-5-semialdehyde dehydrogenase — translation MDLIQLGQRAKQASFALATTTTATKNNALAVMADELEKQSKTILEANAIDIQAARDAGMSEALLDRLLLNEDRLKAIANDVRNVITLNDPIGSELDSRVLENGLSLSRRRVPLGVVGVIYEARPNVTIDIASLCLKTGNASILRGGRETFHSNMALVKVIQTALEQTGLPIASVQYIEKPDRELVSQLLKLDEYVDMIIPRGGAGLHKMCKENSTIPVIIGGFGISHIFVDESADIERSVTVVENSKVQRPSACNSLDTLLVHKAVAETFLSKLAASLKDKVEFVAHDSALPYLTHASKVREAAEGDFDTEWLAFVLGVKVVDDVEGAIQHMRDHNASHSDAIMTNDLNNAECFINTAGSAAVYVNASTRFTDGAQFGLGAEVAVSTQKLHARGPMGLEELTSYKWVGKGNYLPRP, via the coding sequence TTGGATTTAATTCAACTAGGCCAGCGCGCAAAACAAGCATCATTTGCTCTTGCTACCACCACTACCGCCACTAAAAATAATGCATTAGCGGTCATGGCGGATGAGCTAGAAAAGCAATCAAAAACCATTCTTGAAGCCAATGCTATCGATATTCAAGCTGCTCGCGATGCTGGCATGAGCGAAGCGCTGCTAGATCGTTTGCTGCTCAATGAAGATCGCCTAAAAGCGATTGCGAACGACGTGCGTAATGTCATTACTTTAAATGATCCGATTGGCAGTGAATTAGACAGTCGCGTACTGGAAAATGGCCTTTCACTATCACGTCGCCGCGTTCCGCTAGGCGTGGTCGGTGTGATTTATGAAGCGCGACCTAATGTTACTATTGATATTGCTTCATTGTGCCTTAAAACAGGTAATGCCAGCATTTTGCGAGGTGGACGCGAGACGTTCCATTCCAATATGGCGCTGGTAAAAGTGATTCAAACTGCGCTAGAGCAAACGGGATTGCCGATTGCGTCGGTTCAATACATTGAAAAGCCCGATCGTGAATTGGTCTCTCAACTGTTAAAGTTGGATGAATACGTGGATATGATCATTCCGCGCGGTGGTGCAGGCTTACATAAAATGTGTAAAGAGAACAGCACCATTCCAGTGATTATTGGCGGCTTTGGTATTTCTCATATTTTTGTGGATGAAAGCGCTGATATTGAACGCTCAGTGACGGTCGTAGAAAACTCAAAAGTACAACGTCCATCGGCGTGTAACTCACTAGATACTTTATTGGTGCACAAAGCTGTAGCCGAAACGTTTTTAAGTAAATTGGCGGCATCATTAAAAGACAAAGTCGAATTTGTTGCCCACGACTCTGCATTGCCGTATCTAACTCATGCAAGCAAAGTAAGAGAAGCGGCCGAAGGTGACTTTGACACCGAATGGTTGGCGTTTGTGCTAGGGGTTAAAGTGGTTGATGATGTAGAGGGCGCAATTCAACATATGCGCGATCACAACGCCAGTCACTCTGATGCCATTATGACTAATGATCTCAACAATGCTGAATGCTTTATCAATACAGCAGGATCGGCAGCGGTGTATGTGAATGCCTCAACGCGATTCACCGATGGTGCTCAGTTTGGTTTAGGCGCAGAAGTAGCAGTGTCTACGCAAAAACTGCATGCCCGTGGCCCAATGGGGCTTGAAGAGCTCACCAGTTATAAATGGGTGGGTAAAGGTAACTATTTACCAAGACCTTAG
- the proB gene encoding glutamate 5-kinase codes for MQAKTVVVKLGTSVITGGSQYLNRAHMVELVRQCAELKQRGYHLVLVSSGAIAAGREQLGHPSLPKSMATKQLLAAVGQSHLIQVWESLFSIYNLKIGQMLLTRADLEDRERFLNARDTINTLVEHNIIPIVNENDAVATTEIKVGDNDNLSALVGILCGADTLVLLTDQPGLFTADPRSNPDAKLIREVSTIDETLIKIAGGSGTTLGTGGMATKLQAADIARRSGIEVIIAAGSADNVILESVSASPCGTRFLPLPESLENRKRWILAGPAASGDIVIDDGAVNALQRKGSSLLAKGVTEVNGEFARGEVARIVNQSGTLIAKGLVKYSSEDMIQIQGMHSKEIGEVLGHDYGSEIIHRDDLVMMQD; via the coding sequence ATGCAAGCTAAGACAGTTGTTGTAAAACTAGGCACTAGTGTAATAACTGGCGGGTCTCAATATCTTAATCGCGCTCACATGGTCGAATTAGTTCGCCAATGCGCTGAATTGAAACAACGTGGTTATCATTTAGTGTTGGTATCTTCTGGTGCAATTGCCGCAGGTCGAGAACAATTGGGTCACCCCAGTTTGCCTAAGTCAATGGCCACCAAACAACTGCTAGCTGCTGTCGGTCAGTCACATCTAATCCAAGTATGGGAATCTCTCTTCTCTATCTATAATTTGAAGATAGGGCAGATGTTATTGACTCGTGCCGATCTTGAAGACAGAGAGCGTTTCTTAAATGCCCGCGACACGATTAATACGCTGGTTGAACACAATATTATCCCTATCGTGAATGAAAATGATGCGGTTGCCACGACCGAAATCAAAGTCGGAGACAACGACAACCTCTCGGCATTGGTGGGCATTTTATGTGGCGCTGATACTTTGGTTCTGCTGACCGATCAGCCGGGTTTATTTACCGCCGATCCTCGAAGCAACCCTGACGCAAAACTGATTCGTGAAGTCTCTACCATTGATGAAACCTTGATTAAAATTGCCGGTGGCAGTGGCACAACTTTGGGTACTGGCGGTATGGCTACCAAACTGCAAGCAGCCGACATTGCCAGACGTTCTGGGATTGAAGTTATTATTGCTGCCGGCAGTGCTGATAACGTGATTTTAGAGAGTGTTTCTGCTTCTCCGTGCGGTACGCGCTTCCTGCCGTTACCTGAATCTTTAGAAAACAGAAAACGTTGGATATTGGCAGGCCCTGCCGCCTCCGGTGACATTGTCATTGATGATGGCGCAGTGAATGCGTTGCAACGTAAAGGCAGTAGCTTGCTGGCAAAAGGGGTGACTGAGGTTAACGGCGAATTTGCGCGTGGTGAAGTTGCGCGTATTGTGAATCAATCAGGCACTCTCATTGCCAAAGGATTAGTTAAATATTCCAGTGAAGATATGATTCAAATTCAAGGTATGCACAGCAAAGAAATTGGTGAGGTTCTCGGGCATGATTATGGCTCAGAGATCATCCACCGTGACGATTTAGTCATGATGCAAGATTAA
- the crl gene encoding sigma factor-binding protein Crl — MLGKQPTYHRMIAKLKAIGPYLRESECQPNLFLFDCLSVCVDDKKSPECREFWGWWMELEKQDDASTCIAHFHHGKYNASGTWVDEKLPAAVEAEVKRTQSVFQSKIQAQLSEQFAFEFELHEDSEAVA, encoded by the coding sequence ATGCTAGGGAAGCAACCAACTTATCATCGTATGATCGCCAAGCTAAAAGCGATCGGTCCGTATTTACGTGAATCAGAATGTCAGCCAAATTTGTTTTTGTTTGATTGCCTGTCCGTTTGCGTCGATGATAAAAAGTCACCTGAATGTCGTGAATTTTGGGGCTGGTGGATGGAGCTTGAAAAACAAGATGATGCATCAACTTGTATCGCCCATTTTCATCATGGCAAATACAACGCCTCAGGCACATGGGTAGATGAGAAACTGCCAGCGGCTGTGGAAGCGGAAGTGAAACGGACTCAGTCGGTTTTTCAAAGCAAAATTCAAGCTCAGCTGAGCGAACAATTTGCATTTGAGTTTGAGCTGCATGAGGATTCTGAAGCGGTTGCTTAA
- the frsA gene encoding esterase FrsA yields MNDDNNKNLSEKLFTKHLKAKETSCLTQYMPSSLSLLEDKPAQSWYRNLRRLQWIWQGADPIEQEQVLARISSSTHSRSKDEWLDTVTGFRSGNWAYEWTQAGMEHQRHANELKGDEAALALYKASLYFSIAAYPHIKGDNLASQAQVLANKAYDEASRLSKYVFKQINVPYKGKTIQANLHLPHTERPLPVVIVCAGLDSVQTDMWKLFLEHLAPNEFAMLTIDMPSIGKSSKWTLSEDSSCLHKAVLDHLPQVPFIDHWNVGLLGFRFGGNALVRLSFLEQSRIKACVTIGAPVHDIFASPDKVASMPKMYLDVLGSRLGKSPLDIQSLAGQMSAWSLKTQGLLASRRTSVPLLAISLDGDPIAPHSDNKLISMSSKVGQAVKVPSKNLSQGYQKSLDLAVDWLLNELKS; encoded by the coding sequence ATGAATGATGACAACAATAAGAACCTTTCTGAAAAACTGTTTACCAAACATCTAAAAGCCAAAGAAACATCCTGCTTGACTCAATATATGCCAAGCAGTTTAAGCCTGCTTGAAGATAAGCCTGCGCAATCTTGGTATCGCAACCTGCGCCGCTTACAATGGATTTGGCAAGGTGCCGATCCTATTGAGCAGGAGCAAGTATTAGCTCGCATCTCTTCGTCAACACACTCTCGTTCTAAAGATGAATGGCTAGATACTGTGACGGGGTTTCGTTCGGGAAACTGGGCCTATGAGTGGACTCAGGCCGGCATGGAACATCAGCGTCACGCCAATGAATTAAAAGGGGATGAAGCAGCTCTTGCTCTGTACAAAGCCAGTTTGTACTTTAGCATTGCCGCTTATCCGCACATCAAAGGTGACAACCTTGCCTCACAAGCTCAAGTGCTGGCGAATAAAGCCTACGATGAAGCATCACGTTTAAGTAAATACGTGTTCAAGCAAATCAATGTACCCTACAAAGGCAAAACTATTCAGGCGAATTTGCACTTGCCACACACTGAGCGTCCATTGCCCGTTGTAATCGTGTGCGCCGGCCTTGATAGCGTACAAACCGACATGTGGAAACTCTTCTTAGAGCACCTTGCGCCAAATGAGTTTGCGATGCTGACCATAGATATGCCATCGATAGGTAAAAGCAGTAAATGGACATTATCGGAAGATTCAAGTTGTTTGCATAAAGCGGTATTAGATCATCTACCCCAAGTCCCTTTTATTGATCACTGGAATGTCGGGTTACTGGGTTTCCGCTTTGGTGGTAATGCATTGGTTAGGTTGAGCTTTTTAGAGCAAAGCCGCATTAAGGCCTGTGTCACTATCGGTGCCCCAGTGCATGATATTTTTGCTTCTCCCGATAAAGTGGCGAGTATGCCTAAGATGTATTTGGATGTTCTAGGCTCGCGACTGGGTAAATCTCCGCTGGATATTCAAAGCTTAGCTGGGCAAATGTCGGCATGGTCTTTAAAAACACAAGGCTTACTCGCTTCAAGACGCACTAGCGTGCCTTTGTTAGCTATCTCTTTAGATGGCGATCCTATTGCTCCTCACAGCGATAACAAGTTGATCTCAATGTCGAGTAAAGTGGGACAAGCGGTAAAAGTTCCGTCGAAGAATTTAAGTCAAGGTTATCAAAAATCGTTAGATTTAGCGGTTGACTGGTTGTTAAATGAATTAAAGTCGTGA
- the gpt gene encoding xanthine phosphoribosyltransferase, translating to MPKKHIITWDEMQTNCRELAARQMPAEQWKGIWGVSRGGLVPAAILARELGIRYVDTICISSYDHDHQRDMSVLKAPEGDGEGFLIVEDLVDSGDTARKLREMYPKAKLIAVCAKPSGADLLDDYVVDIEQETWIEQPWDMQLTFVEPINRKRK from the coding sequence ATGCCAAAAAAACACATCATTACTTGGGATGAAATGCAGACCAACTGTCGCGAACTTGCTGCGCGTCAAATGCCTGCTGAACAATGGAAAGGAATTTGGGGTGTTAGCCGTGGTGGTTTAGTCCCTGCTGCTATCCTTGCTCGCGAATTAGGTATTCGTTATGTGGATACTATTTGTATCTCAAGTTACGACCATGATCACCAACGTGATATGAGCGTTCTCAAAGCTCCTGAGGGTGATGGTGAAGGCTTCCTTATCGTTGAAGATTTAGTGGATAGCGGTGACACAGCACGTAAATTACGTGAAATGTACCCTAAAGCTAAACTGATTGCGGTTTGTGCAAAACCTTCTGGCGCTGATCTATTAGATGACTATGTTGTCGATATTGAGCAGGAAACCTGGATTGAGCAACCATGGGACATGCAGCTAACGTTTGTTGAACCTATCAATCGCAAACGCAAGTAG
- a CDS encoding NCS2 family permease, with product MLEKLFKLREHGTTVRTEIIAGITTFLTMAYIIFVNPTMLSATGMDHGAVFVATCLAAAIGCFVMGLYANYPIAQAPGMGLNAFFTYGVVLGMGYTWQVALAAVFMSGILFVLLSLCRIREWIINSIPMSLRTGISAGIGLFLAFIGLKNAGIVVDNPATLVSLGDITGLHAILAAVGFFITIALVHRGTSGAVMIAILCVTVLGMIFGDVQYHGIMAPPPSLAPTFMQLDFAGVFEVGMISVVFAFLFVDLFDTAGTLVGVATKANLIKEDGKLPRLNKALLADSTATSVGALLGTSNTTSYVESTAGVAAGGRTGLTAVTVGVLFLLALLFSPLASMIPTYATAGALFYVAILMLSGLVNIDWSDITEAAPVVVTCLLMPLTFSIAEGITLGFISYAAIKLLSGKGRDVSVSVWIMSAIFILKYAFAG from the coding sequence ATGCTGGAGAAGCTATTCAAACTACGTGAACATGGTACAACGGTTCGCACGGAAATCATTGCAGGTATCACTACCTTCCTGACAATGGCTTACATCATTTTTGTTAACCCAACTATGTTGTCAGCAACAGGTATGGATCATGGTGCTGTCTTTGTTGCAACCTGTTTGGCTGCGGCAATTGGCTGTTTTGTGATGGGTTTATACGCTAACTATCCAATTGCTCAAGCACCGGGTATGGGGCTAAATGCCTTCTTTACCTATGGTGTTGTGCTAGGAATGGGTTACACGTGGCAAGTGGCACTGGCAGCAGTATTTATGTCAGGTATCTTGTTTGTTCTATTGAGCCTATGTCGCATTCGTGAATGGATCATTAACTCAATTCCTATGTCACTGCGTACTGGTATTTCTGCTGGTATCGGTCTTTTCCTTGCATTTATCGGTCTTAAAAATGCCGGTATCGTCGTTGATAATCCAGCAACATTGGTTTCTTTAGGTGATATCACAGGTCTACACGCTATCTTAGCGGCAGTTGGCTTCTTTATTACCATTGCACTTGTTCATCGTGGAACAAGCGGCGCGGTTATGATTGCTATCCTTTGTGTCACTGTTTTAGGCATGATTTTCGGTGACGTTCAATATCACGGTATTATGGCACCACCACCAAGCCTAGCGCCTACTTTCATGCAACTTGATTTTGCTGGCGTATTTGAAGTGGGCATGATCTCGGTTGTGTTTGCATTCTTGTTTGTGGATTTATTCGATACCGCTGGTACGCTGGTCGGTGTGGCAACTAAAGCTAACTTGATTAAAGAAGATGGCAAACTGCCTCGTCTAAACAAAGCGTTACTTGCTGATTCAACAGCAACTTCTGTTGGTGCTTTGCTTGGTACATCAAATACAACGTCATACGTTGAGTCTACTGCGGGTGTTGCTGCGGGTGGTCGTACGGGTTTAACTGCTGTTACCGTTGGCGTACTTTTCCTATTGGCTTTGCTGTTTTCTCCATTAGCTAGTATGATTCCGACCTATGCGACAGCCGGCGCACTGTTTTATGTTGCGATCTTAATGCTATCTGGTCTGGTTAACATCGACTGGAGTGACATTACAGAAGCGGCTCCTGTTGTAGTCACTTGCTTGCTAATGCCACTAACATTCTCTATTGCAGAGGGCATTACATTAGGCTTTATTTCTTACGCTGCAATAAAATTGTTAAGCGGTAAAGGGCGCGATGTATCCGTAAGTGTGTGGATTATGTCAGCTATCTTTATACTAAAATATGCTTTTGCCGGTTAA